In Falsirhodobacter halotolerans, the DNA window GCTGGAAAAGCGCTTCGGGGAAACTCAGGTCCTGCGCAATATCGACCTGAAGGTCGCGCCGGGCGAACTGGTGTTCATCATCGGTCCGTCGGGATCGGGCAAATCCACCATGCTGCGATGCTGCAACCGGCTGGAGGAAGCGACCTCCGGCTCGGTCATCATCGACGGGCGCAACATCATGAACGCGCCGGCCCGCGATCTGAACAGCCTGCGCCTGCAAACCGGAATGGTGTTTCAGGGCTTCCACCTCTATCCGCACATGAGCGTTGTGCGCAACGTGATGCTGGCCCAGATCAAGGCGTTGAAGCGCGGCAAGGACGACGCCCGCGCCCGCGCGATGGACATGCTGGACCGCGTGGGGCTCGCGCACAAGGCCGATGCGATGCCCACCGAACTGTCCGGTGGGCAGCAGCAGCGCGTGGCCATCGCCCGCGCGCTGGCCCTCGACCCCAAGGTCATGCTGTTCGACGAACCGACCTCCGCGCTCGATCCCGAACTGGTCGGCTCGGTCCTGAAGGTGATGAAGGATCTGAAGACCCAAGGCATGACCATGCTGGTCGTCAGCCACGAAATGGGCTTCGCGCGTGAGGCGGCGGACCGCGTGGTGTTCATGGATGGCGGCGTGGTCGTCGAACAGGGTCCGCCCGAGGCGATCTTCGGCAATCCGCAGCACGAGCGCACCCGCGCCTTCCTTTCGCGTGTCGCGAGGGTGGAATGACCCGCTTTCTCGACACCTTCTTTGCGCCGCACGTCTTTGCCCGGTATCTGCCCGATGTCCTTCAGGCCGTGCTCACCACCCTGTGGCTCGGGATCGCCGTCGTGGTCGTGGGGATCGTGCTGGGTATGCTGCTCGCCTGCCTTCGGGCGATGCAGGTGTGGTGGATCACCCTTCCCATCGTCATCTTCGCCGACATGCTGCGGGCCTTGCCGCCTCTGATCCTGATCCTGATCTTCTACTTCGGGCTTCCGGGGATCGGCATCACCCTGTCGGGCGAGCTGGTCCTGTTTCTCGTGCTCACGGCCGTCCTCACCGCCTTTGCCGAGGAGATTTTCTGGGCCGGCCTCACGGCCCTGCCCCGCGGCCAATGGGAGGCGGGACGCGCCACGGGCCTGTCCTTCGCCCAGACCCTCATCTCCGTCGCGCTGCCGCAGGCGCTGCGCATGGGCATCCCGTCGCTGGTGAACCGGGCGCTTGCGATCACCAAGATGACGGCCCTCGGATCGGTCATCGGGGTCAAGGAAATCCTGTCCGTGTCCTCCTCGGCGCAGGCGATGTCGGGATCGGCCACCCCGCTGACCATGGCCGCCCTCGCCTATCTCGCGATTTTCCTGCCCGCCGTGTTTCTTGCGCGCTGGCTCGAAGCCCGCTTCACCTGGAAGGTCTGAGCCATGATGGAGATGTTTTTCAACCTCGACATCATGCGCCAGTCGCTGCCCCTGCTGATGTCGGGCCTGTGGATGACGCTGAAACTCTGCGTCGTGGTGATCGGCTTGGGTCTGATCGGCGGGCTGTTCCTGTCGCTCGCCTCCACCTCGCCGCGCCGATGGCTTCGCTGGCCCGCACAGGCGGTGATCGACGTGATGCGCGCCCTGCCGCCGTTGGTGCTGCTGATCTTCGTCTATTCCGGGCTTCCCTTTGCCGGGATCGACATGGCCCCCTTTGTCGCCGTGGCCGTGGCCTTCCTGCTGAACAACTCCGCCTATTACGCCGAGGTGTATCGCGCAGGCCTGCAATCCATCCCCAAGGGCCAGTGGGAGGCGGCACGCGCCACAGGCCTCTCCGTTCCCCAGACGCTGACGCAGGTCATCCTGCCCCAAGCGGTGCGCAACGTGCTGCCCGACCTGTTGTCGAACACGGTGGAGGTGGTGAAACTGACATCCCTCGCCTCCGTCGTGTCGCTGGCCGAGCTTCTGTATCAGGCCAACATGGCCCGGTCCGTCACCTACAACTCCTCTCCGCTGGTGCTGGCGGCGGCGATCTACCTGATCCTTCTGTGGCCATGTGTTCGTCTTGTCAGCCGTTTCCAGCGCAAACTTTCCATCTAAGGACCTCATTATGAACATGATCGTTGGCGGCGCGCAGATCGGCGGCATCCAGAAGGACGAACCCCGCGACGCCGTGGTGGCCCGCATGATGGCGCTGATGGAACAGGCGCATGAAAAGGGCGTGGAGTTCCTCGTCTTCCCTGAGATGACGCTGACCACCTTCTTTCCCCGCTTCTATGTCGAGGATCGGGCCGAGTTCGACCACTGGTTCGAGACCCAGATGCCCAACGCCGCCACGCAACCCCTGTTCGACATGGCCAAGCGCTTCGGCATGGGCTTCACCTTCGGCTATTGCGAACTGACGCCCGAGGGGCAGCATTTCAACACCTCCATCATCGTCTCGCCCGAGGGGGAGATCGTATCGACCTATCGCAAGACCCACCTGCCGGGCCACGCGGAATACGAGGCGGAACGCACGCATCAGCATCTGGAAAAACGCTATTTCCTGCCGGGGGATACGGGGTTCAATGTGGTGCGCAACCAGGGCGCGATCATGGGCATGGCGATCTGCAACGACCGCCGCTGGCCCGAAACCTGGCGCAGCCTTGGCCTGCAGGGGGTCGAACTGGTCACCATCGGCTACAACACCCCCAGCCAGAACAACCTGTCGGCCGAGGAGGGGATCGAGCGGCGCGTCTATCACCACGAACTGTCGGTCTGCGCGGGGGCGTATCAGAATTCGACCTATGCCGTGGCGGTGGCGAAATGCGGGATGGAGGACGGCAACCACATGTTTGCAGGGTCGATCATCGTCGATCCCGACGGCTTCGTGATAGCCCGCGCGGAAGGCGAAGGGGATGAGTTGATCGTGGCCGAGTGCGATTTCGCCAAATGCGCTTTCGGCAAATCCACGGTCTTCAATTTCGCCGCGCATCGCCGTATCGAACATTATGGCCGGATCACCGAACAAACCGGCGTCAGGATCGAGGTCTGAAATGTTCGACACCGTCATCCATTCCGGCACCGTCGTCACCGCGACCGACAGCTTTCGCGGCGATATCGGCATCAAGGACGGGCGCATCGCCGCCGTGGCCGAATCCCTGAGCGGCGGGGAACGCCGGATCGACGCGGGCGGGCGGCTGGTCCTGCCCGGCGGGATCGAGGCACATGCCCATATCGCGCAGGAAAGCTCCTCCGGGGTGATGACGGCGGACGACTATTATTCAGGATCGGTGTCCGCGGCGTTCGGCGGGAATTCGTCCTTCATCCCCTTTGCGGGCCAGCATCGCGGGCAGTCGGTCGATGACGTGCTGGCGACCTATGACGAACGGGCGAAACGCTCGGTCATCGACTATTCCTATCATCTCATCATCTCCGACCCGACGGAGAAGGTGCTGACCGACGAACTGCCCCGCGCGTTCAAGCGGGGGATCACCAGCTTCAAGGTCTTCATGACCTATGATCTGATGAACCTGGGCGATGGCGGGATGCTGGACATCCTGACGGTCGCCAAGCAACATGGCGCGATCACCATGGTCCATGCCGAAAACAACGACATGGTGAAATGGATGAACCGCCGTCTGGCCGCCCAAGGCCTGACCGCGCCGAAATACCACGCCATCAGCCGCCCCGAAATGGCCGAGGAGGAGGCGATCAACCGCGCCGTTTCCCTCGCCAAGCTGGTCGATGCGCCGCTGTTCATCGTCCATGTCTCCACCGCCGGCGGCGCGGCCATCGTGCAGCGCGAGAAGCTGGCGGGGACCAAACTCTTCGCCGAAACCTGCCCGCAATATCTGGCGCTGACCCGCGACGATCTGGACCGCCCCGGCATGGAGGGCGCGAAGTTCATGTGCTCGCCCCCGGTGCGCGATGCGGCCACGCAGGATGCGCTGTGGCGGCATATCCAGTCGGGCACGTTCGAAAGTGTCAGCTCCGACCACGCCCCCTATCGCTTCGACGCAACGGGCAAATTCACCGCCGGCATGGACGCGCCCTATCCCAAGATCGCGAACGGGATGCCGGGCATCGCGGCGCGGCTGCCCTATCTTTTCTCCGAAGGCGTCGTGAAGGGACGGATCACCTTGCAGCAATTCGTGGCCCTGTCCGCGACCAATGCGGCCAAAACCTTCGGGATGACCCGCAAGGGGTCCATCGCCCCGGGCATGGACGCCGACATCGCGATCTGGAACCCGGAGGTGACACGCAGGGTCACGCTGGCCGATCAGCACGACAACATGGACTTCACGCCGTTTGAAGGCATGTCCCTGACCGGCGTGCCAGAGGTCGTGCTGAACCGCGGGCAGACCATCGTGGAGCACGGCACGTTGCGGGCGAGTGAAGGGCAAGGACGGTTCGTCCCGCGCGCGACGGTCGATCTGACCGGCAAGGCGGGATATCTGGCCAAGGAACTGGACCCATCGCAGAATTTCGGCGCAAGGATCGCCCCATGACCCCACAAGGCCCGATCCTAGTCATCAACCCCAACTCCTCCACCGGCGTCACGCAGGGTCTTGTGGCGGCGCTCGCGCCCTACGCCCTGCCCGGCGGACCGGCCTTCGAATGCATCGACATTCCCACCAGCCCCGCCACCATCGCCACGTCCGAGGATGTGGCACGGTCGGGCCTCGCCTTGGCGGAGATCGCCCGCGGTCGGCCCGACGCATCCGCCTTCATCATCGCCTGCTTCTCCGATCCGGGGCTGGAGCTTCTTCGCAGCCTCGTTCCGCAACCGGTTCTTGGGATCCAAGAGGCCGGGATTCTGACCGCGATGGCCCGCGCGGACCGCTTCGGGATCATCGCATTGTCGGAACGTTCGGTCGCCCGGCACCTGCTGCGGATCCGGCAGATGGGCGTCCTGGACCGGATGGCGGGCGAGGTCGGGCTGTCCGGTGTCTCCGCCCTGGACGCCGGGACGTGCGATAAGGTTCTGACCGAAACGCTGGAGGCCGGGCGCGGCCTTGTCCGGCAGGGCGCGGGCGCCATCGTGCTGGGATGCGCCGGATTCGCACCCCGCCGTCGCCGGATCGAGGCGGAGTTGGGCGTGCCCGTCATCGATCCCGTGCAGGCCGCCGCCGTCATCGCCCTTGGCGCCGTGATCGCATGAGATCGGGGCGGCACACCGGGCTGCCCGACATGTCGTTGCGGATGCTGGAAATCTTCGCGACCATGATCCGCTGCGAAACGACGGTGGAGACGGCAGACGTCCTGCGCATCTCCCAGCCCGCGGTTTCCGCCGCCCTGCGCCAGTTGGAGGGGCAGTTGGGCCTTCGCCTGTTCGAGCGGTCGGGCCGACGCCTCATCCCCACGGCCGAGGCGCGGGAGCTTTATCAGGAGATCCGGCCGATCTTCGGCCTGATGCGCGGGATTTCCGCGCGGGCGCATGACATGAAGATGGGCCTTGCCGGTCGGCTGCGCATCGTCTCCACCCCGCCGCTTGGCCATTCGGTCGCCCCCGACGCGTTGGAACGGCTGGTGCGCGAGGGGCCGCAGATCTCCGTGGCCTTCGACGTGCGACGGCTGGAGGAGGTGGTGGATGCCGTCCAGACGGGCACGGCCGATATCGGCCTTGCCCTGACCCAGGGGCGGTTCGACACGGTGAACCTCGACGTTCTGCATCGCGCGCATATGGTGGCGCTGGTGGCCAAGGACGATCCGCTGGCCCAGCACCCCCATGTCACACCAGCCGACATTGCCGATCGCCCCATGATCGGCCTTGATGCCGAATCCCAACTTGGCCAACTGGTGCGGGGGGCGTTCGCCCAGACCGGAACGCCTTATACCCCAAGGGTGGAGGTCCGCTATTGCGAGACGGCCACGGTTCTTGCGGCAAAGCGGATGGGCGTGACGGTGGTCGACCCCTACTCCGCCCATATCCGCGACGGGGGGCTGATCGAACGCCCGTTCCTTCCGTCCTGCGAGGTGCGGGCCGTTCTGCTGACCCGCCGCGGGGTGCCGCATACCGGCCTGATGCACCGCTTCATCGCCCTTTTGCGCACCTGCCTATCCGAACTTGCCCTGACATCCGCCCCGGCATCACGGCCCTGACGGCCGCCCGAGGCAACGGTTCCCAGGTGTCAGGCCGAGATGGCCGCCGTCGGTCACACCCCCTCCAACGCGATGGCGATGCCCTGCCCCACACCGATGCACATGGCCGACAGCGACGTCTGCCCAGATGTCAGCTCCAGCGCCGCCGTGCCGGTGATGCGCGCGCCCGACATGCCCAAGGGATGACCAAGCGCGATGGCCCCACCGTTCGGATTGACGCGCGGGTCGTCGTCGGCGATCCCCAGATCGCGCAGCGTCGCAAGGCCTTGGGCCGCAAAAGCCTCGTTCAACTCGATCACTGCCAGATCGGCGGGCGTCAGACCCAGACGCGCCAACAGCTTTTGCGACGCGGGCGCGGGCCCGATCCCCATGATGCGCGGCGGCACACCGGCGGTCGCCCCGCCCAGAACGCGGGCGATGGGGGTCAGGCCGTGCCGGGCGGCCGCCTCGGTACTGGCAAGGATCAGCGCCGCTGCGCCGTCATTCACACCGCTGGCATTGCCCGCCGTGACCGACCCGCCGGCAAACAGCGGACGCAAGCTGGCCAAAGCTTCCGCTGTGGTGGCGCGGGGATGTTCGTCCCGGTCCACGACCAGCGGGTCGCCCTTGCGCTGCGGGATCGTGACCGGCGTGATCTCGCGGGCCAACCGATCGCGCGCGGCGGCGGCCTTCGTCTGGCTGGCCAGCGCCATCGCGTCCTGCGCCTCGCGGCTGATGCCGAAATCGTCGGCCACGTTCTGGCCCGTCTGCGGCATGGAGTCCACGCCATGGGCGGCGGCCATCGCGGGGTTCACGAACCGCCAGCCGATGGTGGTGTCGTGGATCTCGGCGGTGCGGGAAAAGGCGGTTTCCGCCTTCGGCATCACGAAAGGTGCGCGCGACATGCTTTCCACCCCGCCCGCGATCATCAGATCGGCCTCGCCCGCCGCGATGGCACGGGCGGCGGTCAGGACCGCGTCCATTCCCGATCCGCACAGCCGGTTGATCGTGGTGCCCGTCACGCCGACCGGCAATCCGGCCAGAAGCAGGGACATGCGCGCGACGTTGCGGTTGTCCTCTCCCGCCTGATTGGCGCAGCCGAAGATCACGTCGTCCACCGCCTCCCAATCGACGCCCGTGTTCCGCGCCATCAGCGCGCGCAGCGGCACCGCCCCCAGATCGTCGGCCCGGACCGACGACAGCGCCCCCGTGAACCGACCGATGGGGGTGCGGATGTAATCGCAGATATAGACCTCGGTCATCTCAAAGCTCCGGCACGGTCAAATCGGCCACGTCGCCCTCGATATGCAGGGGCGCACCGGTCAGGGATTGCAGATCGTCAAGGGACATGCCTGCCAGCTTTTCGCGCAGGATGAACCGCCCGCCCGCGATGTCGATCACGGCAAGGCTTGTGTAAAGGCGTGTGACAGACCCCGCCCCGGTCAGGGGGAAGGTGCAGGCCTCCACCAGCTTGGGGCCGCCGTCCTTGGTCACATGGTCGGTGATGACGCAGACCTGTTTCGCGCCATGCACCAGGTCCATCGCCCCGCCCACCGCCGGAACGCCCTTCGACCCCACGCGCCAATTCGCAAGATCGCCGTTCTGCGCCACTTGATAGGCGCCCAGGATCGCCACATCCAGATGTCCGCCCCGCACCATCGCAAAGCTGTCGGCGTGGTGAAAGAACGACGCCCCCGGCTTCAGCGTGACCGCACGCTTGCCCGCGTTGATGAGATCCCAATCCTCCTGCCCCTCGGGCGGGGCCTCTCCGAAATTCAGAAGACCGTTTTCCGTGTGGTAGATGACGGTGCGCCCCGCCACCTGATACCGCGCGACCATTTCCGGCGCGCCGATGCCAAGGTTCACATAGGACCCGTCGGCAATGTCCTGCGCCGCGCGCCACGCCATCTGTGCATTGTTCAGCCGCATCAGTGGATCGCCCCCTCACGGATCAAGATTTCTTCCTGCTGCGGATTACGCACCTCGACCACGTGGTCGACGAAAATGCCGGGGGTGACCACCCGTTCGGGGTCGATCCCGCCCGGTTGCACCAGATCGGACACCTGGGCGATGGTCACGGTCGCGGCCATGCACATCAGCGGGCTGAAATTGCGCGCGGCCAGACGATAGGTCAGGTTGCCCATCGTGTCGCCGACATGTCCCTTGACCAGCGCGACATCGGCCTTCAGCCAGCGTTCCTGCACATAGGGACGGCCGTCGAATTCGGCCACGGGCTTGCCTTCGGCCAGTTCGGTCCCAAACGAGGTGGGGGTATAGAAGGCCGGAATCCCCGCACCGCCCGCCCGGATACGTTCGGCCAGTGTCCCTTGGGGCACCAGGTCCAGCGCCACGCGCCCCTCCAGATACGCCTCGGTGAAGGCGCGGGGGTCCGACGACCGGGGAAACGAGCAGATCATCTTCGCCACCATGCCCGCGTCGATCATCGCGGCAATGCCGATGCGCCCGTTGCCCGCGTTGTTGTTCACAAGCGTCAGGTTCGCGGGATGCCCCGTCTCTTGAAACCGATCAACCAGCGCATGCATCAATTCGATCGGCGCGCCGGAACCGCCGAAGCCGCCGATCATCACCACCGCCCCGTCGGAAATTCCCGATACGGCCTGCTGCACCGACCCCACCGTCTTGTCCATCGCACCCTCCTGCCTTGCATCGGGGAAGCTAGAACCGGTGCCTTCCAACCTCAACCATTTTGTGCGACATACAAACTTTGTTCGTTATTCGCACACAAGGCGTCGAGTTCCGACGCGGCAAGGAGGACATAATGGAAAAGCGCGACATGATGGGCGGCTTGTCGAAAGGCCTTGCCGTGATCGAGGCGTTTTCCGCCGACACCCCCCGCCTGACGATCACCCAGGCGGCGGAACGCACCGGGCTGGACCGCGCCACCGCCCGGCGTTGCCTGCTGACATTGGCCGATCTTGGATATGCCGCCTATGATGGGAAGTTTTTCACACTGACCCCGCATGTCCTGCGCCTTGGCACGGCCTGCCTTGCGACCATGCCTCTGCCCGGGCTGGTGCAGCCGTGGTTGGACCGCCTGTCGGATCTGGTGGGGGAAAGTTCCTCCGTGTCGATCCTCGACCGGGGGGAAATCGTCTATGTCGCCCGGGCCGCGCAGCGAAAGGTGATGTCCATCGCGCTGATGCCCGGATCGCGTCTGCCCGCCTATTGCACCTCCATGGGCCGCATTCTTCTGGCCACATTGCCCGAGGCGGAGGTCCGCGCCCGTCTTGGCCCCATGCCCGCGCGCACCCCCCACACGCTGACCGATCCCGACGCCGTGCTGCGCCGGGTGGCCGAGGCGCGGGATCAGGGATACGCCCTGATCGATCAGGAGGTGGAAAGGGGCCTGTGCTCCATTGCCGTGCCGCTGACGAATGGGCATGGCCGCGTGGTGGCGGCCATGAATATCGGCTTGTCCGCGACGGATGCGGACACGCTCGTCGCCCGCTATCTGGCCCCGATGCGGGCGATACAGGCGGAACTGGCCAAGGTGCTGACCTGACCCCCGCGCCGGTCAGCGCGCGAAAAGACCGTCGAAATCGGCAAAGCCCTTCACCTCGATCGGGTTGCCCGACGGATCGAAGAAGAACATCGTGCGCTGTTCGCCCGGCTCCCCTTCAAAGCGGATGACGGGGGGAATGTCGAAATCGACCCCCTTGGACGTCAGCCGCTCCGACAATGCCAGCCAATCGTCCAACCGCAGCACCACACCCATATGCGGCATCATCACCATATGGTCGCCCACCTTGCCCGTGCGGGTGGTGGTAAAGGGTGTGCCGAGGTGGAACGACAACTGGTGGCCGAAGAAGTCGAAATCGACCCAGGTGTCGGTCGACCGCCCCTCTTCGCATCCCAGGACATCGCGGTAGAACACGCGCGTCTCCTCAAGGTCGTTCACGTGGATGGCAAGATGAAACAGCGATTGCATGGGCGTTCCCTTTTGTATGGTTGCATCAGGCATAGGGCGGGATTAGAAACGGAAAAAGCGGGATTAACCGTTGCTGAGCGTCGGAATTTCTTGTGGATGCGCGTTTTCTGGAAAGCCTGATCGCGGTGGTCGATCTGGGGTCGATCGTGGCCGCCGCGCGGCGGCAGGCGCTGACCCCCGCCGCCGTCAGCCAAAGATTGCAGGTGCTGGAGGCGGAGATGCGCGCCCCCCTGCTGATCCGCCGGGCCAACACCATCACCCCCACGCGCCTGTGTCTGGACCTGCTGCCCCGGATGCGGTCGATCGTGGCCGAATGCCGCGCCCTGCGGCAGGCCGCCGCCCCCGACGCGCTGGAGGGCACGTTGCGGGTGGGCGCGATCTCCACCCTCTTGACCGGCCTGGTCCCGGATGCCCTGCGCGCGCTGCGCGACAACGCCCCCGCGATCACCCTGCAGATCGAACCGGGCAGTTCGGCCCGGCTTTATGACGCGCTTCTGGCCGGGCGGCTGGACGCGGCGTTGATCGTGGCCCCGCCGTTCGACGTGCCGGACCAGATCGCCCTGCACACGTTGAAACACGAAGGCCTGTGCCTGCTTTTGCCCCCGGACCATCCGACGACCGACCTTGCCGCCGTGTTCCGCGACCTGCCCCTGATCGAATACGATCCCACCACCTGGGGCGGCCAACTGGCCGACCGCTATCTTCGCGATCACGGCATTCGCGCGCGGCGGTTCTGTACCCTGGACGGGCTGGAGGCGATTTCCGATCTGGTGGCGCGGGGCATCGGCGCGGCGCTGGTGCCCCGTTGGCACGGCGTGGGGCGGGCGCATCCGGTTCCGGGCGACGCCGCCTATGCCCGCCGGCTGGTCTGCGCGATGCCGCGCGGTTCGGACCGGCCGGCCTGCGATGCGGCGTTTCTGACGGCCCTCGGGCTCGCCCCCTAAAGCCACCACGCCAGCAGCAACGCCCAGACCGAGATCACGCTGCCGACGACCAGAACATAGGCCCCGTTCCAGCGCAGCCCCACCTCGCGGCTGCGCACCCCGGCCAGGGACGCCACGATCATGACCGACGCGGTGAAGGGCGAGGTCACCCCGCTCAAGGCCCAACCGCCGGTGATCGCCACCACAAGGGCGATGGGGGAAATGCCCATCGCTTCGGGCGCGGGAAGGATCGGCACCAGAAGCGACACGGCCAGGATCGGGTTCATCCCCACCTGCCCCGTCAGCGGGATGATCCACAACATGCCCAGCAGGATCGCCCAAGGGGGAATGGCCCCCAGATCCAGACCCAGTTGCGGGATGATCGGCACCATAAGGAACGCCCCGATATTGCCGATGAACGACGCCATGAACAACAGCAGGATCTGCCCGCCATAGGATGGAAGCTCCCGCGTCACGAAGGCGGCGATGCGGGCGCGCACTTGGCCTGCGCGGGGATGCGCGGGGTCCGCCTGCCACCAGATCCAGACGATGGCCACAAGCGGCACGAAGGACATGACCGCCCCCACCACATCCACCCCGGTGATCACATGAAGGCCGGCCACGCCCCCCACGATGATCCCCAGCAGACGGTAAAGCGGCAGGAGACGCGTCACCCAGCCCCCGGAGGGAAAGGTGCGCCGGGGGGCGGGGCGTGTCAACTTCGGCTTGAAGATCGTGTCCATCGCCCAGCCCACGCCGACCATGACCACGCTGCTGACCAGACAGAACAGCACCGCCGCATTCCAGTTCGCCCCCGGAACCAGCGACATCGTCACCGCGATGGAAAACCCCAGCGGCGACC includes these proteins:
- a CDS encoding amino acid ABC transporter permease is translated as MTRFLDTFFAPHVFARYLPDVLQAVLTTLWLGIAVVVVGIVLGMLLACLRAMQVWWITLPIVIFADMLRALPPLILILIFYFGLPGIGITLSGELVLFLVLTAVLTAFAEEIFWAGLTALPRGQWEAGRATGLSFAQTLISVALPQALRMGIPSLVNRALAITKMTALGSVIGVKEILSVSSSAQAMSGSATPLTMAALAYLAIFLPAVFLARWLEARFTWKV
- a CDS encoding 3-oxoacid CoA-transferase subunit A, which codes for MDKTVGSVQQAVSGISDGAVVMIGGFGGSGAPIELMHALVDRFQETGHPANLTLVNNNAGNGRIGIAAMIDAGMVAKMICSFPRSSDPRAFTEAYLEGRVALDLVPQGTLAERIRAGGAGIPAFYTPTSFGTELAEGKPVAEFDGRPYVQERWLKADVALVKGHVGDTMGNLTYRLAARNFSPLMCMAATVTIAQVSDLVQPGGIDPERVVTPGIFVDHVVEVRNPQQEEILIREGAIH
- the pcaF gene encoding 3-oxoadipyl-CoA thiolase; the encoded protein is MTEVYICDYIRTPIGRFTGALSSVRADDLGAVPLRALMARNTGVDWEAVDDVIFGCANQAGEDNRNVARMSLLLAGLPVGVTGTTINRLCGSGMDAVLTAARAIAAGEADLMIAGGVESMSRAPFVMPKAETAFSRTAEIHDTTIGWRFVNPAMAAAHGVDSMPQTGQNVADDFGISREAQDAMALASQTKAAAARDRLAREITPVTIPQRKGDPLVVDRDEHPRATTAEALASLRPLFAGGSVTAGNASGVNDGAAALILASTEAAARHGLTPIARVLGGATAGVPPRIMGIGPAPASQKLLARLGLTPADLAVIELNEAFAAQGLATLRDLGIADDDPRVNPNGGAIALGHPLGMSGARITGTAALELTSGQTSLSAMCIGVGQGIAIALEGV
- a CDS encoding amino acid ABC transporter ATP-binding protein, whose amino-acid sequence is MLEIVALEKRFGETQVLRNIDLKVAPGELVFIIGPSGSGKSTMLRCCNRLEEATSGSVIIDGRNIMNAPARDLNSLRLQTGMVFQGFHLYPHMSVVRNVMLAQIKALKRGKDDARARAMDMLDRVGLAHKADAMPTELSGGQQQRVAIARALALDPKVMLFDEPTSALDPELVGSVLKVMKDLKTQGMTMLVVSHEMGFAREAADRVVFMDGGVVVEQGPPEAIFGNPQHERTRAFLSRVARVE
- a CDS encoding VOC family protein, which produces MQSLFHLAIHVNDLEETRVFYRDVLGCEEGRSTDTWVDFDFFGHQLSFHLGTPFTTTRTGKVGDHMVMMPHMGVVLRLDDWLALSERLTSKGVDFDIPPVIRFEGEPGEQRTMFFFDPSGNPIEVKGFADFDGLFAR
- a CDS encoding amino acid ABC transporter permease → MMEMFFNLDIMRQSLPLLMSGLWMTLKLCVVVIGLGLIGGLFLSLASTSPRRWLRWPAQAVIDVMRALPPLVLLIFVYSGLPFAGIDMAPFVAVAVAFLLNNSAYYAEVYRAGLQSIPKGQWEAARATGLSVPQTLTQVILPQAVRNVLPDLLSNTVEVVKLTSLASVVSLAELLYQANMARSVTYNSSPLVLAAAIYLILLWPCVRLVSRFQRKLSI
- a CDS encoding 3-oxoacid CoA-transferase subunit B; this translates as MRLNNAQMAWRAAQDIADGSYVNLGIGAPEMVARYQVAGRTVIYHTENGLLNFGEAPPEGQEDWDLINAGKRAVTLKPGASFFHHADSFAMVRGGHLDVAILGAYQVAQNGDLANWRVGSKGVPAVGGAMDLVHGAKQVCVITDHVTKDGGPKLVEACTFPLTGAGSVTRLYTSLAVIDIAGGRFILREKLAGMSLDDLQSLTGAPLHIEGDVADLTVPEL
- the hydA gene encoding dihydropyrimidinase, which codes for MFDTVIHSGTVVTATDSFRGDIGIKDGRIAAVAESLSGGERRIDAGGRLVLPGGIEAHAHIAQESSSGVMTADDYYSGSVSAAFGGNSSFIPFAGQHRGQSVDDVLATYDERAKRSVIDYSYHLIISDPTEKVLTDELPRAFKRGITSFKVFMTYDLMNLGDGGMLDILTVAKQHGAITMVHAENNDMVKWMNRRLAAQGLTAPKYHAISRPEMAEEEAINRAVSLAKLVDAPLFIVHVSTAGGAAIVQREKLAGTKLFAETCPQYLALTRDDLDRPGMEGAKFMCSPPVRDAATQDALWRHIQSGTFESVSSDHAPYRFDATGKFTAGMDAPYPKIANGMPGIAARLPYLFSEGVVKGRITLQQFVALSATNAAKTFGMTRKGSIAPGMDADIAIWNPEVTRRVTLADQHDNMDFTPFEGMSLTGVPEVVLNRGQTIVEHGTLRASEGQGRFVPRATVDLTGKAGYLAKELDPSQNFGARIAP
- a CDS encoding aspartate/glutamate racemase family protein; this translates as MTPQGPILVINPNSSTGVTQGLVAALAPYALPGGPAFECIDIPTSPATIATSEDVARSGLALAEIARGRPDASAFIIACFSDPGLELLRSLVPQPVLGIQEAGILTAMARADRFGIIALSERSVARHLLRIRQMGVLDRMAGEVGLSGVSALDAGTCDKVLTETLEAGRGLVRQGAGAIVLGCAGFAPRRRRIEAELGVPVIDPVQAAAVIALGAVIA
- a CDS encoding LysR family transcriptional regulator, which translates into the protein MRSGRHTGLPDMSLRMLEIFATMIRCETTVETADVLRISQPAVSAALRQLEGQLGLRLFERSGRRLIPTAEARELYQEIRPIFGLMRGISARAHDMKMGLAGRLRIVSTPPLGHSVAPDALERLVREGPQISVAFDVRRLEEVVDAVQTGTADIGLALTQGRFDTVNLDVLHRAHMVALVAKDDPLAQHPHVTPADIADRPMIGLDAESQLGQLVRGAFAQTGTPYTPRVEVRYCETATVLAAKRMGVTVVDPYSAHIRDGGLIERPFLPSCEVRAVLLTRRGVPHTGLMHRFIALLRTCLSELALTSAPASRP
- a CDS encoding N-carbamoyl-D-amino-acid hydrolase, with protein sequence MMNMIVGGAQIGGIQKDEPRDAVVARMMALMEQAHEKGVEFLVFPEMTLTTFFPRFYVEDRAEFDHWFETQMPNAATQPLFDMAKRFGMGFTFGYCELTPEGQHFNTSIIVSPEGEIVSTYRKTHLPGHAEYEAERTHQHLEKRYFLPGDTGFNVVRNQGAIMGMAICNDRRWPETWRSLGLQGVELVTIGYNTPSQNNLSAEEGIERRVYHHELSVCAGAYQNSTYAVAVAKCGMEDGNHMFAGSIIVDPDGFVIARAEGEGDELIVAECDFAKCAFGKSTVFNFAAHRRIEHYGRITEQTGVRIEV
- a CDS encoding IclR family transcriptional regulator domain-containing protein, translating into MEKRDMMGGLSKGLAVIEAFSADTPRLTITQAAERTGLDRATARRCLLTLADLGYAAYDGKFFTLTPHVLRLGTACLATMPLPGLVQPWLDRLSDLVGESSSVSILDRGEIVYVARAAQRKVMSIALMPGSRLPAYCTSMGRILLATLPEAEVRARLGPMPARTPHTLTDPDAVLRRVAEARDQGYALIDQEVERGLCSIAVPLTNGHGRVVAAMNIGLSATDADTLVARYLAPMRAIQAELAKVLT